The sequence TGAACAACGACGGTCGACTCAGCATCTCCGAGGCCAGATCACAGATTCCCGGACTCACTCAGGAGACTTTTGATACGCTGGATGCGAACGAAGACGGTCTGCTGAGCCGCGCAGAGCTCGGGGAGACCCCCGAGGTAGGTTGCCCATTTGGAAAGTCCACTGCAAGAGTCTGGAGCGACTTGTTTGTGCTCGCGCTGGCAGCGTTGGGCGTGGCGGCGTGGAGCCCCCCCACGCCGTGGAGGCAATAATTTCGGAATTTCCGCGCCGCACATTGCCCTTCTGGTCCGTAAGTGCTAGCATGATGCTGGCTGCGTGCGGCCATGGAGGTTCAGACAATGACGCGATGGATTGTGGCGCTCGGCGCCTGGCTGGTCTTTGCGGCGGGTGCATCGGCGCAAGTCACCGTAAGTTTTGATGCCAACCTGAATCTCGGCGCGGGCTACCTCGAGGCCGCCTTCACGGACGGCACCAGCACCGGCGGCCCGGCTATCACCGCCTGGGCCTGGGACTTTGGCGACGGCGGCACGAGCACGGATCAGAACCCCGTCCACGCCTTCACGAGCGGCGGCACCTATGATGTCTCCCTGACCGTCACGGTCGAGGGGACCGACCACACCCTGACCCGCGAGCGTCTGATCAGTGTTGCCAATCTCGACAACCCGGCGAGCGGTCTCATCGATCTTTCCAGCGCGGCCATTCTCATCAACAGCGGCACGCGCCCGAAGGCCGAGGCGAAGGCGCCCGTGGTGCTCTCGGAAGAGATCGAGAAGCGCACCGGCCTGACTCTCACTACGACATCCACGCTGCCGCCCACGGGCAACGTGATCGCCATCGGAGCCTACCAGAGCGGCAAGGTCATCAGCCCCGAGGGCTACACGATATTCTGCGAGGAGAACAACGGCCGCACGATTGTCTGGATCCTCGGCAATGGCCCGCGCGGCGCCCTCTATGGCGCCGGGGCCCTCTTGCGCGCCCTGAAATGGGAGACGGGCAAAGCGGGCCTCGCTGAGCCTTTGGACACGACCTCCTCGCCGACCTACGCCCTGCGCGGCCACCAGCTCAGCTACGGCAACACGGGCAACTCCTACGACGCCTGGGACCGGGACACCTACGAGCAGTATATCCGCGAACTCGTCATTTTCGGCACCAATGCGATTGAAAACGCCTTCACGGACGACACCAGCCCCCACTTCCCGCCCAGCGCCGATGAAATGCAGGTGAACATCAGCGAGATCTGCGCGGACTACGATATCGACTACTGGCTCTGGGCCAACGTCATCGGCGCCCTGCCCGGCAGCACCGCCAGTGAACTCGCGCGCCACGAAGCCCTCTATGCCCAGTTGCCGCGCCTGGATGCCGTCTTCGTGCCCGGCGGCGACCCCGGTGACAACGATCCCCTCGACGTCATGGCCTACCTCGAGCAACTGGCGACGGTGCTCCACCAGTATCACCCCGATGCGGAGTTGTGGGTTTCCAACCAGGGCTTCGAGCACGAAGAAAACGATGCCTTCTTCGAGTACCTGGCCACGGAAGAGCCCACCTGGCTCACCGGTGTGGTCTACGGCCCCTGGACCAAGCTCAGCATGGCAGAAGAGCGCCAGCGCACACCGAGCCGCTACCCAATTCGCCACTATCCCGACATCACCCACAATGTCCGCTGCCAGTTCCCCCAGAAAGACTTCGACCGAAGCTTTGCCCATGCCCTCGGCCGCGAGGCCATCAACCCCCGGCCCACGGCCAATATCACAGTCCACGATTACAACGCCCCCCAGACCATCGGCTTCCTGGCCTACACCGAAGGGGTCCATGACGATGTGAACAAGTTCATCTGGAGCATGCGCGCCTGGAGCACGGACAACACGGCGGAAAGCATCCTCACGGAATACAGCCGCTTCTTCTTTGCGCCGCAGGTCGCCACCGCGGCGAAGAATGGCATACTCGCGCTGGAAGACAACTGGACAAAGCCGGCCCTCACCAATACGGGCGTGGATGACACCTTCGCGCAATGGACGGAACTGGAAGCGGCCAATCCGGACCTCGCGGCCAACTGGCGCTGGAACCTTAACTTGACCCGCGCCTACTACGACAAATTCGTGCGCGAAAAAGTCGTCGATGAGGCGGGCTACGAAGACGCCGCCCTGGCCCTGCTGCGCACTGCACCGACGCTGGGCGCCGAAAACGCCATCAATGCTGCGCGGGCCGAACTGGACAAGGCCGACACCCTTTCCGCCGATCAGATCGAGCGGCGCAACCGCATCGTGGCGCTGTGCGACACGTTGTGGACACAGATCGGTTTTCAGCCCAGCGTGGACAGCCCCTATCTCGCCAAGAATCCGGAACGGGGCGCGATCCTGGATACCCTGGACCATCCCGCCAACAACCGGCCCTTCCTGGAAAACGTATTCGAGCAGGTGGCCGCCATGGCCACGGAAGACGAGAAGCTGGCCTATCTCGATGAAATCGTGAACTGGGAGGATCCGGGCCCCGGCGGCTTCTACGACGACCTCGGCTCGGCCGAGCGTCAGCCCCATCTGGTGCACCCCTTCGGTTGGCAGCAGGATCCCGGCCACGTGAAATCGCCGGGCAACGAATTCTTCTGGCACAACCTCGATCTGAATGATCTGCAACGGGCCGGCGGACGTCTGTCCTGGCAGGACCAGGCCTACACCCTCTACGGCCAGCCGCTGGTCATGCGCTACACCGATCTCGACCCCAACGCCCAGTACCGCGTCCGCGCCACCTACGCGGGACGTTTTAACCCCACCATGACCCTGAAGGCCGACGGTGTCTTGATTCACGACGCCGTGAGCACCCAGATCTATCCGCCCCGCGAATACGATATCCCCCTGAGCGCCACCGCCGATGGCGTGGTTGAGCTGCAATGGGATCTCGTTACCGGACGGGGTTGCCAGATCGCCGAGGTATGGCTGATCAATACCGATGCCGCGGCTGAAGGCGAAGGTGAGGGCGAAGGTGAGGGCGAAGGCGAAGGTGAGGGCGAAGGCGAGGGCGAAGGCGAGGGCGAAGGTGAAGGTGAGGGCGAAGGTGAAGGTGAGGGCGAAGGTGAGGGCGAAGGCGAGGGTGAGGGTGAGGGTGAGGGTGAGGGTGAGGGTGAGGGAAATTGCCCGAATGCTGGCGATCTTTCGTTCGTCCAGGCCATCGCGGATGACACCGACATAGCGGCTTTGGGATATCCCCGAGTCCTGGTTGTTTCACCGGATGAGAAACA is a genomic window of Candidatus Hydrogenedentota bacterium containing:
- a CDS encoding EF-hand domain-containing protein, producing the protein GEGEGEGEGEGEGEGEGEGEGEGEGEPTDPADVLLEAFDSADLNNDGRLSISEARSQIPGLTQETFDTLDANEDGLLSRAELGETPEVGCPFGKSTARVWSDLFVLALAALGVAAWSPPTPWRQ
- a CDS encoding beta-propeller fold lactonase family protein, which codes for MTRWIVALGAWLVFAAGASAQVTVSFDANLNLGAGYLEAAFTDGTSTGGPAITAWAWDFGDGGTSTDQNPVHAFTSGGTYDVSLTVTVEGTDHTLTRERLISVANLDNPASGLIDLSSAAILINSGTRPKAEAKAPVVLSEEIEKRTGLTLTTTSTLPPTGNVIAIGAYQSGKVISPEGYTIFCEENNGRTIVWILGNGPRGALYGAGALLRALKWETGKAGLAEPLDTTSSPTYALRGHQLSYGNTGNSYDAWDRDTYEQYIRELVIFGTNAIENAFTDDTSPHFPPSADEMQVNISEICADYDIDYWLWANVIGALPGSTASELARHEALYAQLPRLDAVFVPGGDPGDNDPLDVMAYLEQLATVLHQYHPDAELWVSNQGFEHEENDAFFEYLATEEPTWLTGVVYGPWTKLSMAEERQRTPSRYPIRHYPDITHNVRCQFPQKDFDRSFAHALGREAINPRPTANITVHDYNAPQTIGFLAYTEGVHDDVNKFIWSMRAWSTDNTAESILTEYSRFFFAPQVATAAKNGILALEDNWTKPALTNTGVDDTFAQWTELEAANPDLAANWRWNLNLTRAYYDKFVREKVVDEAGYEDAALALLRTAPTLGAENAINAARAELDKADTLSADQIERRNRIVALCDTLWTQIGFQPSVDSPYLAKNPERGAILDTLDHPANNRPFLENVFEQVAAMATEDEKLAYLDEIVNWEDPGPGGFYDDLGSAERQPHLVHPFGWQQDPGHVKSPGNEFFWHNLDLNDLQRAGGRLSWQDQAYTLYGQPLVMRYTDLDPNAQYRVRATYAGRFNPTMTLKADGVLIHDAVSTQIYPPREYDIPLSATADGVVELQWDLVTGRGCQIAEVWLINTDAAAEGEGEGEGEGEGEGEGEGEGEGEGEGEGEGEGEGEGEGEGEGEGEGEGEGEGEGEGNCPNAGDLSFVQAIADDTDIAALGYPRVLVVSPDEKHVYVGSVVDKNINVFARNDETGALNHLQTLSNWASGTSVSLWAKEIAISPDGRFVYYLSGASSGPSIMSIFSRNADSGILTHVNWVGGNTNGTAGIYDEADSLTLSHDGRFAFLGSEDGQESVFTVYNRNAETGALTVRNLIRGGDEPLDPCVSIAVSANDRFIYTIRIDAADAWSMVRFAWDDATENYVIDARTTPPAGSQYTPSHISEIRLPDDGLHAYITDYLDDDIYVLDRDPETGELSDLPVHHYLGSSGPADLVVTPDGRTAVVTSILSGVITTYSRDIETGALVKIDEMGGEKDSTDNPTELARPYRVALDPKGRHAYVASGKEYAFNKEVVAVFSLGYDDCYPAEGEGEGEGEGEGEIVADFIASFTSGEVPLTVEFTDTSDTGGSPALSWFWSFGDNTFSSLQNPIHTYTSVGNYTVSLSITTANGSDAEERRHYIIVGPSSGEGEGEGEGEGEGEGEGEGEGEGEGEGEGEGEGEGEGEGEGEGEGEGEGEGEGEGEGEGEGEGEGEGEGEGEIPNAEETLLAAFSSADANSDGRLSYSEARAQLPGLSRDQFDDMDANQDGLLSRAELGEAPEPTGCPAGKTTSQYLGDLFLLGLAILVLCGSRRATIE